A stretch of the Pseudosulfitobacter sp. DSM 107133 genome encodes the following:
- a CDS encoding thiolase family protein, with protein MQDIYVIGVGMTPFGKFRDKSIKDMTREAVTGALADAGLSAKRIEGAFFSNAVQGHMEGQHMIRGEIALREIGIQGVPVVNVENACASGATGFKLAVDFLKAGNGDCCLAVGAEKMYSDDRALMFSAFDSGWDVSNGEAVAQRLADLGAGVEEPEGSKSSKPYSVFMDVYAGFARLHMKTFGTTQEHFAAVSAKNHGHSVHNPLAQYRDSMSIDQVLAAPPITYPLTLPMCAPISDGAAAAVLCTGEGLKRLGIDRTRAIRVKAAVLRSGTDRAPEDHENHLTRLTALQAYEQAGLGPDDMSLAEVHDATAVGEVIQIENLGFVPFGEGGPASLRGETTIGGRIPVNTSGGLESKGHPVGATGIGQIFELVTQLRGEAGARQVDGAQNAIAENGGGLHGVEEAAACVTILGR; from the coding sequence ATGCAGGACATATATGTCATCGGCGTCGGCATGACGCCGTTCGGAAAGTTTCGGGACAAGTCCATCAAGGACATGACCCGCGAGGCCGTCACCGGCGCTCTTGCCGATGCCGGACTCTCGGCAAAGCGCATCGAAGGCGCGTTTTTCTCGAACGCCGTGCAGGGCCACATGGAGGGCCAACACATGATCCGCGGAGAGATAGCGCTGCGCGAGATCGGCATTCAGGGCGTTCCAGTGGTGAATGTCGAGAACGCCTGCGCCAGCGGCGCGACTGGTTTCAAGCTGGCGGTCGATTTTCTCAAGGCCGGCAACGGCGATTGCTGCCTCGCCGTGGGTGCGGAAAAGATGTATTCCGATGATCGCGCGCTGATGTTCTCGGCCTTCGACAGCGGCTGGGACGTGAGCAATGGCGAAGCGGTCGCGCAGCGCCTGGCCGATCTGGGTGCCGGGGTGGAGGAACCCGAAGGCTCGAAATCGTCCAAGCCATATAGCGTGTTCATGGATGTCTATGCCGGCTTCGCGCGGCTGCACATGAAAACCTTTGGCACGACACAGGAACACTTCGCGGCCGTGTCCGCCAAGAACCACGGGCACTCGGTACATAATCCGCTGGCGCAATATCGCGACAGCATGAGCATTGATCAGGTGCTCGCCGCGCCGCCCATCACCTACCCGCTGACCCTTCCCATGTGCGCCCCGATTTCCGACGGAGCGGCGGCGGCGGTGCTTTGTACGGGCGAGGGCCTCAAACGGCTGGGCATCGACCGGACCCGCGCGATCAGGGTCAAGGCAGCGGTCCTGCGCTCGGGCACCGACCGCGCGCCCGAGGATCACGAAAACCACCTGACCCGCCTTACCGCCCTGCAAGCCTATGAACAAGCCGGGCTTGGCCCCGATGACATGTCCCTCGCCGAAGTGCACGACGCAACCGCCGTGGGCGAGGTCATCCAGATAGAGAACCTGGGCTTTGTCCCGTTCGGCGAAGGTGGCCCGGCCAGCCTCCGCGGCGAGACAACGATCGGCGGGCGCATCCCGGTGAACACCTCGGGCGGGCTGGAATCCAAGGGCCACCCGGTGGGTGCCACCGGGATTGGCCAGATATTCGAACTGGTCACGCAACTACGCGGCGAGGCTGGCGCACGCCAGGTTGACGGCGCACAGAACGCCATCGCCGAAAATGGCGGCGGCTTGCACGGCGTCGAGGAAGCCGCCGCCTGCGTCACCATTCTGGGCCGCTGA
- a CDS encoding acyl-CoA dehydrogenase family protein: MENVIAAAQAIYTDDQRMLLENFRKMANAEFAPLVEKYEDLGHPPDAETLKGLFTKVEEFGLISGLLPEEDGGAGIDRLTYGILYEELARVWADLAIAVLIQGHAAFALNLMGDAAQKEAYLKPLLRSERICATCISEPSVGSNVREVKTRAERHGDRIFVSGQKLWISNGAQSDFAIVVCNLEGGISMVIVDRDKGGYESRELRKMGLVGASTCELFFDRAETSAEHVLGNAGGGLFQTLKLFESARVFVGLTSVGIAQAALECAVSYSKEREQHGKPIGGHQLIQGYLADMATHLDAARLLCQRGLQLLELGVRCDTQTSMAKWYATEMAVEIAGKAVQIHGGNGITKEFPVERHFRNAKVMPIPDGTTEIQKLVIGRNLTGLNAF, translated from the coding sequence ATGGAAAATGTGATTGCTGCCGCACAGGCGATTTATACCGACGACCAGCGCATGTTGCTGGAAAACTTCCGCAAGATGGCCAATGCGGAATTCGCTCCGCTAGTGGAAAAATACGAAGATCTGGGCCATCCTCCGGATGCGGAAACCCTCAAGGGCTTGTTCACCAAGGTCGAGGAATTCGGGCTCATCAGCGGCTTGCTTCCCGAAGAGGACGGTGGCGCGGGGATCGACCGCTTGACCTATGGTATCCTCTACGAGGAACTGGCGCGGGTTTGGGCCGATCTGGCGATCGCCGTTCTGATTCAGGGTCATGCCGCATTCGCGCTCAACCTGATGGGCGACGCGGCGCAGAAAGAGGCTTATCTCAAACCGCTCCTGCGCAGTGAGCGCATTTGCGCCACTTGCATTTCCGAACCCTCCGTCGGCTCGAACGTGCGTGAGGTCAAGACCCGCGCGGAGCGCCACGGCGACAGGATTTTTGTCAGCGGACAGAAGCTGTGGATTTCCAACGGTGCGCAATCGGATTTCGCCATCGTTGTCTGCAATTTGGAAGGTGGCATTTCGATGGTTATCGTGGATCGCGACAAGGGCGGTTATGAAAGCCGCGAGCTGCGCAAGATGGGGCTTGTCGGCGCCTCGACCTGCGAATTGTTCTTTGACCGTGCGGAAACCAGCGCCGAACATGTTCTGGGAAATGCAGGCGGGGGCCTGTTCCAGACATTGAAGCTTTTTGAGAGCGCGCGGGTCTTTGTGGGGCTGACAAGCGTCGGTATTGCACAAGCGGCGCTGGAGTGCGCAGTCTCTTATTCGAAAGAGCGCGAGCAGCACGGCAAGCCGATCGGCGGGCACCAGTTGATCCAGGGCTACCTAGCCGACATGGCCACGCATCTGGATGCTGCGCGCCTGTTGTGCCAGCGTGGGCTGCAACTTCTGGAACTGGGCGTGCGCTGCGACACGCAGACCTCGATGGCGAAATGGTATGCGACTGAAATGGCAGTCGAAATCGCCGGCAAGGCCGTGCAGATTCACGGCGGCAATGGTATCACCAAAGAGTTTCCCGTCGAACGGCACTTCCGCAATGCCAAGGTCATGCCGATCCCGGACGGCACCACCGAAATCCAGAAGCTGGTCATCGGGCGCAACCTGACCGGGTTGAACGCGTTCTGA
- a CDS encoding enoyl-CoA hydratase/isomerase family protein, with translation MTETPSTLTVERVARTEWIAFQRTEQLNAMSMQMLRDMTNALEAAIADDAVRAIVLTGSGRAFCAGADLKEVASASHEPGEPDLLDLVEHTFGLIRHGPKPVIAAVNGLAMAGGLEMVMSCDLVFAAESAQMGDAHSNFGVFPGAGGAAILPRRVGLNRAKYLLFSGENVSAREMMEWGLVNKVVADAQLRETVQAFADKLSDKSPAVLRRMKSVANRSLNVDEPAALAEEMLNLRAHMRSWDMHEGLAAFNEKRKPRFRGY, from the coding sequence ATGACTGAAACACCCAGCACCCTTACCGTCGAACGTGTGGCCAGAACCGAATGGATTGCCTTCCAGCGCACCGAGCAGTTGAACGCCATGTCGATGCAGATGCTGCGCGATATGACAAATGCGCTTGAAGCCGCGATTGCCGACGACGCCGTTCGCGCCATTGTCCTGACCGGCTCGGGCCGCGCGTTCTGCGCGGGGGCCGATCTCAAGGAAGTGGCCAGCGCAAGTCACGAACCCGGAGAGCCCGACCTGCTCGACCTGGTCGAGCACACGTTCGGGCTGATACGCCATGGCCCCAAGCCTGTGATCGCCGCCGTCAACGGGCTGGCCATGGCGGGCGGGCTGGAAATGGTGATGTCCTGCGATCTGGTCTTTGCCGCCGAAAGCGCGCAGATGGGCGATGCCCATTCCAATTTCGGTGTCTTTCCCGGTGCGGGCGGCGCGGCGATCCTGCCGCGCCGGGTCGGACTGAACCGCGCGAAGTACCTGCTCTTCTCGGGCGAAAATGTCTCGGCGCGGGAGATGATGGAGTGGGGATTGGTCAACAAGGTGGTTGCGGACGCCCAGCTTCGCGAGACGGTGCAGGCCTTTGCCGACAAGCTGTCCGACAAGAGCCCGGCCGTGCTGCGCCGCATGAAGTCGGTCGCCAACCGGTCGCTGAACGTAGACGAGCCTGCCGCGCTCGCCGAAGAGATGCTAAATCTGCGCGCTCATATGCGATCCTGGGACATGCACGAAGGGCTGGCGGCGTTCAATGAGAAGCGCAAGCCTCGGTTTCGCGGATACTGA